In Chromobacterium rhizoryzae, one genomic interval encodes:
- a CDS encoding ABC transporter ATP-binding protein, translating to MSILEVKDLQVAYGGIQAVKGVDFHIEQGELVTLIGANGAGKTTTLKTLVGMVKKSGGSIHYDGKDISTIAPHNFVRHGLAMVPEGRGVFAKLTVEENLLMGAYYRDDKAAILSEAERVYELFPRLKERQKQLAGTLSGGEQQMVAMGRAMLSKPKLLLLDEPSMGLAPIIVEKIFEIIQMVAKEGVTMLLVEQNAKLALEVSQRGYVMESGRITMSGQAKDLLNDERVRNAYLGE from the coding sequence ATGAGCATTTTGGAAGTCAAAGACCTGCAAGTGGCCTATGGCGGCATTCAGGCGGTCAAGGGCGTCGATTTTCACATCGAGCAGGGCGAGTTGGTGACCCTGATCGGCGCCAACGGCGCCGGCAAGACCACCACGCTGAAAACCCTGGTGGGCATGGTGAAAAAATCCGGCGGCAGCATTCACTACGACGGCAAGGACATTTCCACCATCGCGCCGCACAACTTCGTGCGCCACGGCCTGGCCATGGTGCCGGAGGGCCGCGGGGTGTTCGCCAAGCTGACGGTGGAAGAGAACCTGCTGATGGGCGCTTATTATCGCGACGACAAGGCCGCGATCCTGAGCGAAGCCGAGCGGGTGTACGAGTTGTTCCCGCGCCTGAAGGAGCGGCAGAAGCAACTGGCCGGCACCTTGTCCGGCGGCGAACAGCAGATGGTGGCCATGGGCCGCGCCATGCTGTCCAAGCCCAAGCTGCTGCTGCTGGACGAACCGTCCATGGGCCTGGCGCCCATCATCGTGGAGAAGATCTTCGAGATCATCCAGATGGTGGCCAAGGAAGGCGTGACCATGCTGCTGGTGGAGCAGAACGCCAAGCTGGCGCTGGAGGTGTCGCAGCGCGGCTATGTGATGGAAAGCGGCCGCATCACCATGAGCGGCCAGGCCAAGGATCTGCTCAACGACGAGCGCGTGCGCAACGCCTATCTGGGCGAGTGA
- a CDS encoding ABC transporter ATP-binding protein: protein MAEVLLKIEGIHKRFGGLHALNNVALTINKGEIYGLIGPNGAGKTTLFNVLTGLYVPDEGAFEFDGHNLFQQKPHVVVAAGIARTFQNIRLFAEMTALENVMVGRHIRSKAGALGAVLRDRRTMAEERAITDKAWELLEYVGIADVAHERARNLSYGHQRRLEIARALATEPKLLALDEPAAGMNPRETEELKTLMSKIRAGGVTVLLIEHDVKLMMGLCDRIAVLDYGKKIAEGVPEEVRKNPKVIEAYLGAAHA from the coding sequence ATGGCTGAAGTTTTGCTGAAGATAGAAGGCATCCATAAACGCTTTGGCGGCCTGCACGCGCTCAACAACGTGGCGCTGACCATCAACAAGGGCGAGATTTACGGCCTGATTGGCCCCAACGGCGCGGGCAAGACCACGCTGTTCAACGTGTTGACCGGCTTGTACGTGCCGGACGAAGGCGCGTTCGAGTTCGACGGCCACAATCTGTTCCAACAGAAGCCGCACGTGGTGGTGGCCGCCGGCATCGCCCGCACCTTTCAGAACATCCGTCTGTTCGCCGAAATGACGGCCTTGGAAAACGTGATGGTGGGGCGTCACATTCGCTCCAAGGCCGGCGCCTTGGGCGCGGTGCTGCGCGACAGACGCACCATGGCAGAAGAAAGGGCGATCACCGACAAGGCCTGGGAACTGCTGGAATACGTGGGCATCGCCGATGTGGCGCATGAGCGCGCCCGCAACCTGTCCTACGGCCATCAGCGCCGACTGGAAATCGCGCGCGCGCTGGCCACCGAGCCCAAGCTGCTGGCGCTGGACGAGCCGGCCGCCGGCATGAACCCGCGCGAGACCGAGGAACTGAAGACCCTGATGTCCAAAATCCGCGCCGGAGGCGTGACCGTGCTGCTGATCGAGCACGACGTCAAACTGATGATGGGCTTGTGCGACCGCATCGCGGTGCTGGACTACGGCAAGAAGATTGCCGAAGGCGTTCCCGAAGAGGTGCGCAAGAACCCGAAAGTGATTGAGGCCTACCTGGGAGCGGCACACGCATGA